A genome region from Yoonia vestfoldensis includes the following:
- a CDS encoding RsmB/NOP family class I SAM-dependent RNA methyltransferase, with protein sequence MDQSGLLPRRSAHHLLMQITTEGRLMAELIAGGALAQLAPDDRARAQRLATDALRGLDRADRMLKPYLKKPPGDHVMNALRLGLIELMQGEAAYGVVNAYVEIVARNKRSQTMKGLVNAVLRRIADEGPEAWAKRPVPLTPGWLRQPLVAAWGRDAVAGMESAHFAGAPLDLTTKGDPAALAAALGGVVLPNGTLRLAQAGQVSGLAGYDAGDWWVQDAAAAIPVKLLGDVTGLRVLDLCAAPGGKTLQLAAGGADVTAVDLSEKRMTRLTENLARTGLAAQTLVSDAFAVTAGGYDAVLLDAPCSATGTIRRHPDLPYAKDGSEFGALIAQQEALIDHALTLLRPGGRLVYCTCSLLPDEGEVQIEEALARHPGLRVLPPAMAGLDPAWITEEAGLRLRPDYWPDQGGMDGFYIAVLTKPA encoded by the coding sequence ATGGACCAATCCGGCCTGCTGCCGCGCCGCAGCGCCCATCACCTGCTGATGCAGATCACCACCGAGGGCCGCCTGATGGCCGAATTGATCGCAGGCGGTGCGCTGGCGCAGCTGGCGCCTGACGACCGCGCGCGTGCGCAGCGGCTGGCTACGGATGCGCTGCGCGGGCTGGACCGGGCCGACCGGATGCTGAAACCCTATCTGAAAAAACCGCCCGGTGATCATGTGATGAACGCGCTGCGGCTGGGGCTGATCGAATTGATGCAGGGCGAGGCCGCATATGGCGTGGTGAACGCCTATGTCGAAATCGTCGCGCGCAACAAACGCAGCCAGACGATGAAAGGGCTGGTCAATGCCGTCCTGCGCCGTATCGCGGATGAGGGGCCAGAGGCTTGGGCCAAACGCCCCGTCCCGCTGACCCCCGGTTGGCTGCGTCAACCGCTGGTCGCCGCTTGGGGCCGTGATGCCGTGGCAGGGATGGAATCCGCGCATTTCGCAGGCGCGCCGCTGGATCTGACCACGAAAGGCGATCCCGCAGCCTTGGCCGCCGCTTTGGGCGGCGTGGTGCTGCCGAATGGCACATTGCGGCTGGCGCAGGCGGGACAGGTGTCCGGCCTTGCCGGCTATGACGCGGGCGATTGGTGGGTGCAGGATGCCGCCGCCGCGATACCCGTCAAATTGCTGGGCGATGTGACCGGCCTGCGGGTGCTGGATCTTTGTGCCGCACCGGGTGGCAAGACCTTGCAGCTGGCAGCCGGTGGTGCCGATGTCACCGCTGTCGATCTGTCGGAAAAGCGGATGACGCGGCTGACCGAGAATCTGGCCCGCACCGGGCTGGCCGCCCAAACGCTGGTCAGCGATGCTTTTGCTGTGACCGCAGGCGGCTATGACGCCGTTCTGCTGGATGCGCCCTGTTCGGCGACCGGCACGATCCGGCGGCATCCCGATCTGCCCTATGCCAAGGACGGGTCGGAATTCGGCGCGCTGATCGCCCAGCAAGAGGCGCTGATCGACCATGCATTGACCTTGCTGCGCCCCGGCGGACGGCTGGTCTATTGCACCTGTTCGCTGTTGCCCGACGAAGGCGAGGTGCAGATCGAAGAGGCGCTGGCCCGCCACCCCGGCCTGCGCGTCCTGCCGCCCGCGATGGCCGGTCTGGACCCCGCTTGGATCACCGAAGAAGCCGGGCTGCGCCTGCGTCCGGATTATTGGCCCGATCAGGGCGGCATGGATGGGTTCTATATCGCCGTGCTGACAAAGCCCGCGTGA
- a CDS encoding DUF1674 domain-containing protein, which produces MTADKDSAMPQDAPKDLPPAAQRALAEAAERRKAAKLDLPPELGGRDGPEPVRYGDWEKKGIAIDF; this is translated from the coding sequence ATGACCGCCGACAAGGACAGCGCCATGCCCCAAGACGCCCCCAAAGACCTGCCCCCCGCCGCCCAACGCGCCTTGGCCGAAGCCGCCGAACGCCGCAAGGCTGCGAAACTTGACCTGCCGCCTGAATTGGGCGGGCGCGACGGGCCAGAACCCGTGCGCTATGGCGATTGGGAAAAAAAGGGCATCGCGATCGATTTCTAA